Proteins co-encoded in one Prevotella sp. E13-27 genomic window:
- a CDS encoding GyrI-like domain-containing protein, giving the protein MKILRKMKHEIITLADVQIIGMAKEIAFCKGQEECPKFWGEYVERIIKPVFMEHKTPDAFQQAAIDNGVGEFGLCTCDIPNHNCMTCAEVNFGACSSKTFTYVIGGIYKGGSVPEGMQLFPIRNGKWLKVHFEGGMKAFQQQYQKFYKEWLPQHPEFRCPNNAMTMEWYNGTNIESPDYQCGVMIPIEEKR; this is encoded by the coding sequence ATGAAAATATTAAGAAAGATGAAACACGAGATTATTACATTAGCCGATGTGCAGATTATCGGCATGGCCAAGGAAATTGCATTCTGCAAGGGTCAGGAAGAGTGCCCAAAGTTCTGGGGCGAGTATGTGGAAAGAATCATCAAGCCTGTGTTTATGGAGCACAAGACGCCAGATGCATTTCAGCAGGCGGCCATTGACAACGGCGTCGGCGAGTTCGGACTTTGTACCTGCGACATCCCTAACCACAACTGCATGACCTGTGCAGAAGTGAATTTTGGTGCTTGCAGCAGCAAGACCTTCACCTACGTGATTGGTGGCATCTACAAGGGTGGCAGCGTGCCTGAGGGTATGCAACTCTTTCCTATCCGCAATGGTAAGTGGCTGAAGGTTCATTTCGAGGGCGGCATGAAAGCATTCCAGCAGCAGTATCAGAAGTTCTATAAGGAGTGGCTGCCCCAGCACCCGGAATTCCGTTGTCCCAACAACGCCATGACGATGGAATGGTACAATGGCACCAACATTGAATCACCCGATTACCAGTGCGGCGTGATGATACCCATAGAAGAGAAAAGATGA
- a CDS encoding MerR family transcriptional regulator encodes MSKKTRLKIGEFSQLMQVTVKTLRHYEQKGLLAPDEVDEWTGYRYYSIDQMQQLKDIRDLKRLGFSLDEIKDLFDDGSHTPTIRQMTEKIRETEAQLKALIARRNQLLNWRNARKDMKTMEKFSIQSLPEIIVASHREIVPDYAALGPLCVEKIGPEMQRLGCKCPPPGYCFTIEHNKEYTPTDIDIEYCEQVEEMGLDSAIIQFKRLPAVPRALCMKHVGPYERFYESFTEAFQYIEEHGYKVAGQHRTCYIDGAWNQEDSEKWLSVIQIPIE; translated from the coding sequence ATGAGTAAGAAAACAAGGTTAAAAATCGGAGAGTTCTCCCAGTTGATGCAGGTGACTGTAAAGACCCTGCGTCACTACGAACAGAAGGGACTGCTCGCGCCTGACGAGGTGGACGAGTGGACTGGCTACCGCTATTACAGCATCGACCAGATGCAACAGTTGAAGGACATTCGCGACCTGAAACGGCTCGGCTTCTCGCTGGACGAAATCAAGGACCTATTCGACGATGGTTCGCACACGCCAACCATCCGCCAGATGACCGAGAAGATCAGGGAAACGGAAGCACAACTGAAGGCACTGATAGCCCGTCGCAACCAGCTGCTCAACTGGAGGAACGCTCGCAAAGATATGAAGACAATGGAAAAATTTAGCATTCAATCGCTGCCCGAAATCATCGTGGCAAGCCATCGTGAAATCGTCCCCGACTACGCCGCACTCGGCCCGCTGTGTGTCGAGAAAATCGGCCCCGAAATGCAGCGTCTCGGCTGCAAGTGTCCACCGCCGGGCTACTGCTTCACCATCGAGCATAACAAGGAGTACACGCCAACAGACATCGATATCGAGTATTGCGAACAGGTGGAGGAAATGGGCCTGGATAGTGCCATCATCCAGTTCAAGCGACTGCCCGCCGTACCACGCGCACTCTGTATGAAGCATGTCGGCCCTTACGAGCGATTTTACGAATCGTTCACCGAGGCATTCCAATACATCGAGGAGCACGGCTACAAGGTCGCAGGACAGCACCGTACATGCTACATCGACGGAGCCTGGAACCAAGAAGATTCAGAGAAATGGCTGTCGGTGATTCAGATACCAATAGAGTAA
- a CDS encoding outer membrane beta-barrel family protein — protein sequence MKNVSLRFAALMAAMMMTTMTSAQQNDSLSTDTTMWFNQTHELSGVVVKGRLPKTRVKGDAMRTTVAGTILEKAGTVSDALSKIPSLEAERDGGVKVLGRGDAEVYINGRRVQDMKELSRLRSDQIQHVDVVQNPGARYAASTKAVVRITLKKAQGEGLSFQDNAGGIYRYGHTLTNNLDVNYRTGGLDITASFWAGRYGHHEGRQDNDLTYYAGPDYVLGKTTQNTKNIWKGWSPQLQVNYMVNEIHSFGAYYKYDRHPSGELTSNFFTDSYENSKFKEHSESHIWQDDNFRKHIFNAYYNGKVGKLGIDLNIDGLFDKTETPGSTTEQTTAAPLAGSLPVSTESRFIESNTNSSNNFWASKLIFSYPIWKGNLSLGGEYSYNHRTDAYSFTSTEAVPVKATDTEIKEKSAAAFVEYGRQFGRLFAQVGMRYEHLQNDYYNFGQLENEVCRDYGDWFPTATLSMPVGKMQLSLSYRHDIERPSYSNLTSSTIYLNRYAYQSGNPYLKPTYTHSLALNAAYQWANLTINYGRIKDVVTMSTEPYPGSTDPLVSLIRPINSTEDYDQLSFSLSARPTIGKWHPMWYVYSIFQNYKTPTIDGTLKTLNRPYLTLAWNNDIELPHAFRLMANMQWSTKGDYNNNRITCQRFNTTLGVQRDFRMGRMGSLTADVRCYDVFNTDKTDAIIYGIRELTTCGPARRTFMLDLTWKFNEARSKYRGSGAGEKQKARM from the coding sequence ATGAAAAATGTAAGTTTAAGATTCGCAGCGCTGATGGCTGCAATGATGATGACGACGATGACGTCCGCACAACAGAATGATAGTCTGTCAACAGACACGACGATGTGGTTCAACCAGACTCATGAATTGAGTGGTGTGGTTGTAAAGGGACGCCTACCTAAGACACGTGTGAAGGGCGACGCCATGCGCACCACCGTCGCTGGTACGATACTGGAGAAAGCCGGAACCGTGAGCGATGCACTCTCGAAGATTCCGTCGCTTGAGGCTGAGCGCGATGGTGGCGTGAAGGTGCTGGGTCGAGGCGATGCCGAGGTTTACATCAATGGCCGAAGGGTGCAGGACATGAAGGAACTCTCGCGTCTGCGCTCCGACCAGATTCAGCACGTCGATGTGGTGCAGAACCCTGGTGCCCGCTATGCCGCCTCGACAAAAGCTGTCGTTCGTATCACGCTGAAAAAGGCGCAGGGTGAGGGTCTGAGTTTTCAGGATAACGCAGGTGGCATCTATAGGTATGGTCACACGCTGACCAACAACCTCGACGTGAACTATCGCACGGGTGGTCTCGACATTACCGCCTCGTTCTGGGCTGGTCGCTATGGTCACCACGAAGGCAGGCAGGATAATGACCTGACATACTATGCCGGTCCCGATTATGTTCTAGGCAAGACCACCCAGAACACGAAGAACATCTGGAAGGGATGGTCACCACAGTTGCAGGTGAACTACATGGTCAACGAGATACACAGTTTCGGTGCCTACTACAAGTACGACCGTCATCCCAGTGGTGAGCTGACTAGCAATTTCTTTACCGACTCCTATGAGAACAGCAAGTTCAAGGAGCATTCAGAGAGCCATATCTGGCAGGACGACAATTTCCGCAAGCACATCTTCAATGCCTATTACAATGGTAAGGTTGGCAAGTTGGGTATCGACCTGAACATTGATGGGCTCTTCGATAAGACAGAAACTCCAGGCAGCACCACAGAGCAGACAACAGCAGCTCCCTTGGCTGGTAGTTTGCCCGTCAGTACCGAGTCTCGCTTCATCGAGAGCAACACCAACAGCTCGAACAATTTCTGGGCCTCGAAGCTTATTTTCTCCTATCCTATCTGGAAGGGTAACCTCTCCCTTGGTGGCGAGTATTCCTACAACCATCGCACGGATGCCTACTCGTTTACATCTACAGAAGCCGTTCCCGTGAAGGCTACCGATACGGAGATTAAAGAAAAGTCTGCAGCAGCCTTTGTGGAGTACGGACGCCAGTTCGGTCGTCTCTTTGCTCAGGTGGGCATGCGCTATGAACACCTGCAGAACGACTACTACAACTTTGGCCAGCTGGAGAATGAGGTGTGCCGCGACTATGGCGACTGGTTCCCCACTGCCACGCTCTCCATGCCTGTTGGCAAGATGCAACTGTCGCTGTCGTATCGTCATGATATCGAGCGTCCAAGCTATTCAAACCTTACCAGTTCGACCATATATCTGAATCGCTATGCCTACCAGAGCGGCAACCCATATCTGAAACCAACCTACACGCACAGTCTCGCGTTGAATGCTGCTTACCAGTGGGCCAACCTGACCATCAACTACGGACGCATCAAGGATGTTGTCACTATGTCCACGGAGCCTTATCCAGGTTCTACCGACCCGCTCGTCAGTCTGATACGTCCTATCAATAGTACTGAAGACTACGACCAGCTGTCGTTCAGTCTGTCAGCCCGTCCAACTATCGGCAAGTGGCACCCGATGTGGTATGTTTATTCTATTTTCCAGAACTATAAAACACCGACTATCGATGGTACGTTGAAAACACTCAACCGCCCCTATCTGACCCTTGCATGGAATAACGACATTGAACTGCCACACGCTTTCCGCCTGATGGCCAATATGCAATGGTCTACGAAGGGCGACTATAACAACAATCGCATCACCTGCCAGCGTTTCAACACCACGCTGGGCGTGCAGCGCGACTTCCGCATGGGACGTATGGGTTCATTGACAGCCGATGTGCGTTGCTACGATGTCTTCAATACTGATAAGACCGATGCTATCATTTACGGTATTCGCGAGTTGACCACCTGCGGTCCTGCTCGTCGCACCTTCATGCTCGACCTCACCTGGAAGTTCAACGAAGCCCGCTCGAAGTATCGTGGCTCTGGTGCCGGCGAGAAGCAGAAGGCGAGGATGTAA
- a CDS encoding LiaF domain-containing protein — translation MTRRTIIGILFVMAGAWKLVNMWGIIENDWLWRQPWTTYVAPVLLLYVGATTIIDSYRCDPDQWLRRPLPIGEDGKRICCSVHYGGDEYVYRGEAFHGARLDAFCGGIRMDLREAVITEDEEIDVHTFCGGIELFVPTTVNVEVKSQSFIGGVGNHATRNADPKAPTIHIVASNFLGGVDIKN, via the coding sequence ATGACACGAAGAACGATTATCGGTATTTTATTTGTTATGGCCGGTGCTTGGAAGCTGGTCAACATGTGGGGAATCATTGAGAACGACTGGTTGTGGCGCCAGCCTTGGACGACATACGTTGCCCCTGTTCTACTATTGTACGTGGGTGCGACCACCATCATTGATAGCTACCGCTGCGACCCCGATCAGTGGCTTCGTCGACCGCTGCCTATCGGCGAGGATGGCAAGCGCATCTGTTGCTCGGTCCACTATGGCGGTGATGAGTATGTCTATCGTGGTGAGGCGTTCCACGGTGCTCGTCTCGACGCCTTCTGTGGCGGCATCCGTATGGACCTGCGCGAGGCCGTCATCACCGAGGATGAGGAAATCGACGTCCACACCTTTTGTGGCGGCATCGAGCTCTTCGTGCCCACGACGGTCAATGTGGAGGTAAAAAGCCAAAGCTTTATCGGTGGTGTAGGCAATCATGCCACACGCAATGCCGACCCGAAAGCCCCCACTATCCACATCGTCGCCAGCAATTTCCTCGGCGGCGTGGATATCAAGAATTAA
- a CDS encoding DUF4419 domain-containing protein — MIMNNIRNLLMAAAFILLPTVAVAQTQGSITFVVDENLAPIEKSNKYLFDGKRLANSILYGENIPKEAYRIVATSFADAQCMKSMGKDAFYQCIVQAYANHKSITLSPDMIWLLISQGFARYVNAHAEALRPQLVSHAGKMDLAIETQKDLLSGDADWPKLIDDFASQIGRYTKGDIAETVTADFSTTSQVERVASQITLMESVKSYFEYIVYYLSCGIPSITLKGTPDDWRKVMDKTRRLSAYGLEQWTKSLDYILRQFVVAAEGKPNQLFWKSMVKQYRPDAMQGGGCSSDKPTELDGWLLKLFPDENGRTLDRIAHTEEMPSERVRVGFKYRIIDPAQGTVKSETPMELWAGFIGAEEDTVTNTLTPKIGWLVRQTESDDDVLNDMKKKDEDWGIELRVREVPEILSRLEHIKRLTLVFTDEVGLPDWFYRLTIDRLRIEGKMTDEVKNRILEHFPKAIIL, encoded by the coding sequence ATGATAATGAATAATATAAGGAACTTGCTGATGGCGGCAGCGTTCATATTACTGCCAACCGTAGCTGTTGCCCAGACGCAGGGCAGCATTACGTTCGTGGTCGACGAGAATCTCGCGCCGATAGAAAAGTCGAATAAATATCTTTTTGATGGCAAGAGGCTGGCAAACTCCATACTGTACGGAGAAAATATTCCCAAAGAGGCTTACCGTATCGTAGCCACCAGCTTTGCCGATGCCCAGTGTATGAAAAGCATGGGCAAGGATGCCTTCTACCAGTGCATCGTGCAGGCATACGCCAACCACAAGTCGATAACGCTGTCGCCCGACATGATTTGGCTGCTCATCAGCCAGGGCTTTGCCCGCTACGTCAACGCCCATGCCGAGGCACTGCGCCCGCAGCTGGTCAGCCACGCGGGAAAGATGGACTTGGCCATCGAGACGCAGAAGGATTTGCTCTCAGGCGATGCCGACTGGCCTAAGCTGATAGACGATTTTGCCTCACAGATAGGTCGCTACACCAAGGGCGACATCGCCGAGACCGTCACCGCCGACTTCTCGACGACCAGCCAAGTGGAGCGCGTCGCCTCGCAGATTACGCTGATGGAGAGCGTGAAGTCTTATTTCGAATACATCGTTTACTACCTTTCGTGCGGCATCCCCAGCATCACGCTGAAGGGAACGCCTGACGACTGGCGAAAGGTGATGGACAAGACCAGGCGGCTGAGTGCATACGGACTCGAACAGTGGACGAAGAGCCTGGATTATATCCTAAGGCAGTTCGTTGTTGCCGCAGAGGGTAAGCCAAACCAATTGTTCTGGAAGAGCATGGTGAAGCAGTATCGTCCAGACGCGATGCAGGGGGGAGGATGCAGCTCTGACAAACCTACTGAACTCGACGGCTGGCTACTGAAACTCTTCCCCGACGAGAACGGACGGACGCTCGACCGCATAGCCCATACAGAAGAAATGCCGTCGGAGCGTGTGCGCGTAGGCTTCAAGTACCGCATTATCGACCCGGCGCAGGGAACCGTCAAGAGCGAGACACCTATGGAACTCTGGGCAGGATTCATCGGTGCCGAAGAGGATACCGTCACCAACACGCTCACGCCGAAAATAGGCTGGCTGGTGCGGCAGACGGAAAGCGACGACGACGTGCTGAACGACATGAAGAAGAAGGACGAGGACTGGGGTATCGAACTCCGTGTAAGGGAGGTGCCTGAGATTCTCTCCCGTCTGGAGCACATCAAGCGTCTGACGCTCGTCTTCACCGACGAAGTTGGGCTGCCAGATTGGTTCTACCGCCTGACCATCGACAGACTTCGCATCGAAGGAAAGATGACCGACGAGGTGAAAAACCGCATACTGGAGCACTTCCCGAAGGCAATAATTCTGTAA
- a CDS encoding LytR/AlgR family response regulator transcription factor: MKQGHIETITTRTISTAFMILAIAIFKPFGLEAGQWQSYLHLLSLFMLGLSSCFVTEVILRYIVHMPRSYERGINYIISRNLRFQLINTPLVALFICLYRHFVMSSLVESNRLSLSNYLETLVIIAFLSFAIGLYWRFKFRSKYLAMELEETKLLNEELKKMQGPEHTSSNEMEQSSEKPLQQEITLTGTTNESVTLQISHLLYIEAVGNYVKVCHLCDGQARSDMLRATMKQMEETLQDYPMIVRCHRAFLINLGQVEQIISHSGSTQLLIKHCHESIPVSRSNMAQIKTAIKNL, encoded by the coding sequence ATGAAACAGGGACATATAGAAACGATAACGACGAGGACTATCAGTACCGCTTTCATGATACTGGCGATTGCCATCTTCAAGCCCTTCGGACTCGAAGCGGGCCAATGGCAGTCCTATCTGCATCTGCTGAGCCTTTTCATGTTAGGCTTGTCCAGCTGTTTCGTCACAGAGGTCATTCTGCGATACATTGTACATATGCCTCGCTCCTACGAACGCGGCATCAACTATATCATCAGCCGCAATCTGCGCTTCCAGCTCATCAATACACCTCTGGTGGCTCTGTTTATCTGTCTGTATCGCCACTTTGTGATGAGCAGTCTGGTAGAGAGCAACCGGCTCTCGCTGAGCAACTATCTGGAGACGCTGGTCATCATCGCCTTCCTCTCCTTCGCCATCGGTCTATACTGGCGTTTTAAGTTCCGAAGCAAGTATCTGGCGATGGAACTGGAGGAGACGAAACTTCTAAACGAGGAGCTGAAGAAGATGCAAGGCCCTGAGCATACATCTTCGAACGAAATGGAACAGTCAAGCGAAAAGCCCCTTCAGCAGGAGATTACCCTCACTGGTACGACCAACGAATCGGTGACGCTCCAGATTTCGCACCTATTATATATTGAGGCTGTGGGCAACTACGTGAAGGTTTGTCATCTGTGCGACGGGCAAGCGCGTTCTGATATGCTTCGTGCCACTATGAAACAGATGGAAGAAACGCTACAGGACTATCCGATGATAGTCCGTTGCCATCGCGCCTTCCTGATAAACCTTGGTCAGGTAGAGCAGATCATCTCACATTCCGGCTCCACACAACTGCTTATCAAGCACTGCCACGAATCAATCCCCGTCTCGCGCAGCAACATGGCGCAAATAAAAACTGCCATCAAAAACCTATAA
- a CDS encoding lactate utilization protein C has protein sequence MSARENILKRLRDNTRETYDMPAMNGLNPITFANPVAEFVAKTTTTAGARILEMKEADNLNDLVRQAYPDAKIIASNLTDVDAQLNPDTVDDARELMTADVGVVEGTIGVAENACIWIPQQTKEKSVCFAVQQLVIVLRRDAIVNNMHEAYRLISDSKEYFKKYPFGTFISGPSKTADIESALVYGAQAARGVTVVLK, from the coding sequence ATGAGTGCAAGAGAAAATATATTGAAGAGGCTTCGCGACAATACCCGCGAGACTTATGATATGCCTGCCATGAACGGGCTTAACCCCATCACGTTTGCAAATCCAGTGGCAGAATTCGTTGCAAAGACTACGACCACAGCAGGAGCTCGTATTCTGGAGATGAAGGAGGCTGACAATCTTAATGATTTGGTGCGTCAGGCTTATCCAGATGCTAAGATTATCGCCAGTAACCTTACTGACGTGGATGCACAGTTGAATCCCGACACGGTCGATGATGCACGTGAACTGATGACAGCCGACGTCGGCGTTGTCGAAGGGACTATTGGCGTGGCGGAGAATGCATGCATCTGGATTCCTCAACAGACAAAGGAAAAGTCAGTCTGCTTTGCCGTTCAGCAACTGGTCATTGTGTTGCGTCGTGATGCCATCGTGAACAACATGCATGAGGCTTATAGACTTATATCGGACTCTAAGGAGTATTTCAAAAAGTATCCTTTTGGTACGTTTATCAGTGGCCCCAGTAAGACTGCCGACATTGAATCGGCACTGGTCTATGGCGCACAGGCGGCCCGTGGAGTTACAGTTGTCTTAAAATAG
- a CDS encoding lactate utilization protein B: MSTKHAKAAERYMQNDAVVTRHDQTFFGVRQKRDRMAQALPEWEELRELASQIKKHTETHLADYLEMFERNATNNGVHVHWAQDADEYNRIVYAILSEHGVKKVVKSKSMLTEECHLNAHLEAQGIDVVETDLGERILQMMGLAPSHIVMPALHVHREDIGDCFRKKISNFDEIAASYTTPHEDPNDPTFLTYVARMHLREQFAEADAGMTGANFGIAETGDVVVCTNEGNADMSTSIPKLHIVSMGIEKLIPNYQAMGVFQRFVARSGTGQETTVYTSHFRGPRPGGEMHIVLVDNGRSDILGNPEHWQTLKCMRCGACMNTCPVYRRSAGYSYTYFIPGPIGINLGMLRDKHQYYDNVSACSLCCSCDNVCPVKVDLSSQIYRWRQELDSLGHADPMKKAMSNGMSFLFNHPALYTTALRLSPMVNWVPGPLINMKLNPWAYGHEMMTFPKKSFHELWKKELKNQK; encoded by the coding sequence ATGAGTACCAAACATGCTAAGGCTGCCGAGCGGTATATGCAGAATGATGCCGTCGTGACGCGCCATGACCAGACTTTCTTCGGCGTACGTCAGAAGCGTGACCGTATGGCCCAAGCCCTGCCGGAATGGGAGGAGCTGCGCGAATTGGCCAGCCAGATAAAGAAACATACTGAGACCCACCTGGCTGACTATCTGGAAATGTTTGAGCGCAATGCCACCAACAATGGTGTACATGTTCACTGGGCTCAGGATGCTGACGAATACAACCGCATTGTCTATGCCATCCTCTCTGAACATGGTGTTAAAAAGGTGGTGAAGAGCAAGAGCATGCTTACCGAGGAGTGTCACCTGAATGCGCATCTTGAGGCTCAAGGTATCGACGTTGTGGAAACCGATCTTGGCGAACGTATCTTACAGATGATGGGACTGGCGCCAAGCCATATCGTAATGCCTGCCCTGCACGTACACCGTGAGGATATAGGCGACTGCTTCCGTAAGAAGATAAGTAACTTTGATGAGATAGCGGCCTCCTATACCACGCCCCATGAAGATCCCAACGACCCTACGTTCCTGACCTATGTGGCCCGTATGCACCTGCGCGAACAGTTTGCCGAGGCCGATGCCGGTATGACGGGTGCCAACTTCGGAATTGCCGAAACAGGCGATGTGGTGGTATGTACAAATGAGGGCAATGCCGACATGTCCACATCTATTCCAAAGTTACACATCGTGTCGATGGGTATTGAGAAACTTATCCCTAACTACCAGGCCATGGGCGTCTTTCAGCGATTTGTAGCCCGCTCTGGTACGGGGCAGGAGACCACCGTCTATACAAGCCATTTCCGCGGACCGCGTCCTGGCGGCGAGATGCATATAGTCCTGGTGGATAATGGGCGTAGCGATATTCTTGGCAACCCAGAGCATTGGCAGACGCTGAAGTGTATGCGCTGTGGTGCATGCATGAATACTTGTCCTGTTTACCGTCGGTCGGCAGGCTATAGCTACACCTACTTTATTCCAGGCCCGATAGGCATCAACCTCGGTATGCTGCGCGATAAGCACCAATACTACGATAATGTGTCGGCCTGTTCACTATGCTGCTCTTGTGATAATGTGTGTCCTGTGAAGGTTGATCTCTCCAGCCAGATATACCGCTGGCGTCAGGAGCTTGACAGTCTCGGCCATGCAGACCCAATGAAAAAAGCCATGTCAAATGGTATGTCGTTCCTCTTCAATCACCCCGCGCTCTATACCACGGCTCTGCGCTTGTCGCCCATGGTGAACTGGGTGCCTGGACCGCTGATAAATATGAAACTGAATCCATGGGCCTATGGCCACGAGATGATGACGTTCCCTAAGAAGTCATTTCATGAATTGTGGAAGAAGGAACTGAAGAACCAAAAGTAA
- a CDS encoding (Fe-S)-binding protein yields MKIGLFVPCYVDALYPEVGVSTYRLLKSLGLDVDYPERQTCCGQPMGNAGFELKARPLAQKFDELFRDYDYVVAPSASCAAYVRCFHPGLLGKKAEECEAAGKTTDLVEFLHDILQVKELPARFSHKVSVHNSCHGVRELGLSSPSERNVPRFNKIVDLLKLVDGIEVVEPERPDECCGFGGMFAVEEQAVSTRMGQDKLRRHMETGAEYITGPDSSCLMHLQGVARKLGQDIQFIHVAQILSSGL; encoded by the coding sequence ATGAAGATTGGACTATTTGTTCCCTGTTATGTCGATGCGCTCTACCCGGAGGTGGGCGTATCGACATATCGTCTGCTTAAGAGTCTGGGACTGGATGTGGATTATCCTGAGCGCCAGACCTGCTGCGGTCAGCCCATGGGTAATGCTGGATTCGAGCTCAAGGCACGTCCTTTGGCACAGAAGTTCGACGAGCTGTTTCGTGATTATGACTACGTGGTAGCTCCCTCAGCCAGCTGTGCTGCTTATGTGCGCTGTTTCCATCCGGGGCTGCTGGGAAAGAAGGCTGAGGAGTGTGAGGCTGCAGGCAAAACCACCGACCTTGTGGAGTTCTTGCACGACATTCTTCAAGTAAAGGAACTCCCAGCCCGTTTTTCCCATAAGGTGAGTGTCCACAATTCATGTCACGGTGTGCGTGAGCTGGGCCTTTCGTCGCCTTCAGAGCGCAATGTACCGCGATTCAATAAGATTGTTGACCTGCTTAAACTGGTTGATGGCATTGAGGTCGTGGAACCCGAGCGTCCTGACGAGTGCTGCGGCTTTGGCGGAATGTTTGCCGTTGAGGAACAGGCAGTCTCTACCCGAATGGGACAGGACAAGCTTCGCCGTCACATGGAAACTGGTGCAGAGTATATCACCGGACCTGACTCGTCGTGCCTTATGCATCTGCAGGGTGTTGCGCGTAAACTTGGGCAGGACATTCAATTCATTCATGTCGCACAAATATTATCTTCAGGACTATGA
- the aldA gene encoding aldehyde dehydrogenase, which yields MKNLKMYINGQFCESSNGKWIDVLNPSTEEVISRQPEGTIEDVNRALDAARAAQKSWAKIPAIERAQYLLKFAAGIKAREQEFTEIIMREQGKTRTWASIEVGATIAYFEYMATFARHIEGEIIPSDRPNETILLTKKPIGVVAGILPWNFPFFLIARKAGAALIAGCTIVIKPSQLTPENCTEFAKIVDESGLPAGVINIVTGKGSVIGNEMAGSPKIDIVSVTGSVGAGESIMAAASKNITKVSLELGGKAPAIVMKDADLERAAQWIVDSRIGNNGQICNNAERVYVQKEVKEAFTKILVDKMSKVKVGDVCKDETVDMGPLVEARALESVTEKVERAIKQGAKLLCGGHRVGEKGYFYAATVLDDCRQDMDIIHEETFGPVIPLVTFETLDEVIGYANDCEYGLASSIFTKDLNVAVKACRELEFGETYVNREHFEAIQGFHAGVKKSGIGGADGKHGVDEYLVTHVTYLDTYEDM from the coding sequence ATGAAAAATCTTAAGATGTACATCAATGGCCAGTTCTGCGAGAGCTCGAACGGCAAGTGGATTGACGTGTTAAACCCTTCAACAGAGGAAGTCATCTCTCGTCAACCAGAGGGAACCATTGAAGATGTTAATCGTGCCTTGGATGCAGCGCGTGCAGCTCAGAAGAGTTGGGCAAAGATACCCGCCATTGAGCGTGCACAGTACCTGTTGAAGTTTGCCGCTGGCATCAAGGCTCGTGAGCAGGAGTTTACCGAGATTATCATGCGCGAGCAAGGCAAGACTCGTACGTGGGCTTCCATTGAAGTTGGCGCAACCATTGCCTATTTCGAGTATATGGCTACCTTCGCTCGCCATATCGAGGGTGAGATAATCCCTTCGGACCGCCCCAACGAGACGATTTTGCTTACCAAGAAACCTATCGGCGTGGTGGCTGGCATCCTGCCATGGAATTTCCCATTCTTCCTCATTGCCCGTAAGGCAGGTGCTGCGCTGATTGCCGGTTGTACTATTGTTATTAAGCCATCTCAGTTGACACCTGAGAACTGTACTGAGTTTGCTAAGATTGTTGATGAGAGCGGACTGCCCGCTGGCGTCATTAATATCGTGACAGGTAAGGGCAGTGTTATCGGTAACGAGATGGCTGGCAGCCCGAAGATTGACATCGTCTCTGTGACAGGTTCCGTAGGTGCTGGCGAAAGTATCATGGCAGCTGCATCGAAGAACATCACTAAGGTGAGCCTCGAACTCGGTGGTAAGGCTCCTGCCATTGTTATGAAGGATGCCGACTTGGAGCGTGCTGCACAGTGGATTGTAGATAGCCGCATAGGTAACAATGGTCAGATTTGCAACAATGCTGAGCGTGTCTATGTACAGAAAGAGGTAAAAGAGGCATTTACCAAGATTCTTGTCGATAAGATGTCGAAGGTGAAGGTTGGTGATGTATGCAAAGATGAGACCGTCGATATGGGTCCGCTGGTCGAAGCTCGTGCTTTGGAGAGCGTCACCGAGAAGGTGGAACGTGCCATCAAACAGGGTGCCAAGCTACTCTGCGGCGGTCATAGGGTAGGAGAGAAGGGTTATTTCTATGCTGCTACCGTGCTCGATGACTGCCGTCAGGATATGGATATTATCCATGAGGAGACCTTTGGCCCTGTAATCCCATTGGTGACCTTCGAGACCCTCGATGAAGTTATTGGCTATGCCAACGACTGCGAGTATGGTCTTGCCAGCAGCATCTTCACTAAGGACCTTAATGTCGCCGTAAAGGCATGTCGTGAGCTGGAGTTCGGAGAAACTTATGTCAATCGCGAGCACTTCGAGGCCATCCAGGGTTTCCATGCCGGTGTGAAGAAGAGCGGTATTGGTGGTGCTGACGGCAAGCACGGTGTTGATGAGTATCTCGTGACCCACGTGACCTATCTGGATACTTACGAAGATATGTAA